In Necator americanus strain Aroian chromosome IV, whole genome shotgun sequence, the following proteins share a genomic window:
- a CDS encoding hypothetical protein (NECATOR_CHRIV.G17116.T1), translating into MPMHKYTKADVRGPSFRVVRTKSETASSAEAVSYLVLLLCIVIIIMIIIVIIIIIILLLLLLLLLLLLLLLLLLLLLLLLLLLLLLNII; encoded by the exons ATGCCAATGCAT AAATATACGAAGGCTGACGTCCGAGGACCCAGTTTTCGAGTTGTGAGGACAAAATCTGAGACAGCCTCCTCAGCGGAAGCTGTATCTTACTTGGTTCTGTTATTATgtattgtcattattattatgattattattgttattattattattattatattattattattattattattattattattattattattattattattattattattattattattattattattattattattattattgaatattATTTAA